Proteins from a genomic interval of Paenibacillus sp. RC334:
- a CDS encoding DedA family protein — MGQILAWILEYGYLAMFGLLALGVAGMPIPDEVLMIAFGGLVSQGHYNFIAALAVTFFGSMTGMMVSYTLGRLLGKPLLYRYGKWVRLTPSRIASSENWFGRYGTWGILFGYFVPGLRHVSSYLAGTTRLGVFRYIIYASAGALLWCGTFLGIGHAVGMRWEQVARLMEKVTHRVGLAVILLIILGGIVAWFWNKRKKNVT; from the coding sequence ATGGGTCAAATCCTTGCATGGATACTGGAATATGGATATTTGGCAATGTTCGGCTTGCTTGCCCTTGGAGTAGCTGGTATGCCGATCCCCGACGAAGTGCTGATGATCGCCTTCGGTGGGCTCGTGTCACAAGGACACTACAACTTTATTGCTGCGCTGGCGGTTACATTTTTTGGAAGTATGACGGGCATGATGGTCAGCTACACGCTAGGTCGTCTGCTGGGTAAGCCGCTGTTGTACCGATACGGTAAATGGGTGAGGCTTACACCCTCAAGAATTGCCTCTTCCGAAAATTGGTTCGGGCGCTATGGCACCTGGGGGATTCTGTTCGGTTATTTTGTTCCCGGCTTGAGACATGTGTCCTCATATCTGGCAGGTACAACCCGTCTAGGTGTTTTTCGCTATATCATTTATGCATCAGCAGGAGCACTGCTGTGGTGCGGTACTTTTCTGGGGATTGGACATGCGGTGGGTATGCGCTGGGAACAGGTCGCAAGGCTGATGGAAAAGGTGACGCATCGGGTAGGGCTGGCGGTTATTCTTCTGATTATTTTGGGAGGAATAGTCGCGTGGTTTTGGAATAAGCGCAAAAAAAATGTCACATGA
- a CDS encoding GGDEF domain-containing protein yields MTLLSLSGTFGFPSLAGAVSAACGLYIILMMALMCVIIYSRQRKKAYILFSVAAIFIMTYEAMNLYSAGGGKMPLQGIVWQNTLEAAAFVLTNAAVFQLYRKLKRAGAWSLLLLGALLILPVGAWAAGILPSWISTANLVGFTLLYRLIVLTLSLVFIIPRIGQPKKFALGLLFYLLWLGCLWLRGDIPAEKGATSTVLWMSFLPLLYYTTLFLILFERIVELLQRIYRSSITDGLTGLYNRKYFSGRLRRYMEQGIRVSVIFCDIDNFKKLNDTQGHARADDVLKQVAQIMEEELDEIGLTGRYGGEELVAMVVDRRAKVGQVAERIRERVADESIVTISVGHSTLKKEMNPDELVKQADQAMYISKTTGKNKVTAYTAAEVKKSRAARAQ; encoded by the coding sequence TTGACGTTGTTGTCCTTATCGGGAACCTTCGGTTTCCCATCTCTGGCCGGGGCTGTAAGTGCCGCCTGCGGTTTGTATATTATACTCATGATGGCGCTGATGTGCGTGATCATATATAGCAGACAGCGAAAAAAAGCCTATATCCTTTTTTCGGTTGCCGCTATTTTTATTATGACATATGAAGCCATGAATCTCTATTCGGCAGGTGGCGGCAAAATGCCGCTACAAGGAATCGTGTGGCAAAATACGCTGGAGGCTGCTGCCTTTGTGCTTACCAATGCCGCCGTATTTCAGCTCTACCGGAAGCTAAAACGTGCGGGAGCATGGTCTTTGCTGTTGCTGGGAGCGCTACTGATATTGCCGGTTGGCGCATGGGCTGCCGGAATACTACCCAGTTGGATCAGCACAGCAAATCTCGTCGGGTTCACCCTGCTTTATCGACTCATTGTGCTTACTTTGAGCCTTGTGTTCATCATCCCACGAATCGGTCAGCCCAAAAAGTTTGCGCTGGGCTTACTGTTCTATTTACTTTGGCTTGGATGCCTGTGGTTGCGAGGTGACATTCCGGCAGAAAAAGGTGCAACAAGCACAGTTCTATGGATGTCATTTTTGCCATTGCTGTATTACACTACGTTGTTTCTAATCCTGTTCGAACGGATTGTGGAGCTGCTTCAACGGATTTACCGTTCCTCCATTACTGATGGTTTGACTGGTCTGTATAACCGTAAATACTTTTCGGGGCGATTGCGGCGATATATGGAGCAGGGAATCCGCGTGTCGGTCATTTTTTGCGATATTGATAATTTCAAAAAGCTGAATGATACACAGGGCCATGCCCGCGCGGATGATGTGCTTAAACAGGTTGCACAGATTATGGAAGAAGAACTGGATGAAATCGGACTGACCGGAAGATACGGCGGCGAGGAACTGGTCGCGATGGTCGTTGATCGGCGGGCCAAGGTCGGACAGGTCGCGGAAAGAATCCGTGAACGGGTCGCAGATGAAAGCATTGTGACCATCAGCGTCGGGCACAGCACGTTAAAGAAGGAAATGAACCCGGATGAACTGGTTAAACAGGCTGATCAGGCTATGTACATATCCAAAACAACAGGTAAAAACAAGGTCACGGCTTATACGGCAGCAGAAGTGAAAAAAAGCCGTGCAGCACGCGCACAATAA
- a CDS encoding glycosyltransferase family 4 protein produces the protein MKLLQALFFPPEQPGGVSSMIPYLQERFMSPRWEMELFSIPKRIRNKGREEVIFDTFDWTQYEQYSIVQKYIQTYRDYLWWTRLRIQKPFDLIHAHHPIAGIAMKTVFPDIPLVQTIHSSYEKELILNGKIEENGPEHQFLVSLYRELEHKADRLISVSRSFQHYLMPYVQNPQDIVVIPNGYDEKRFKPIPHENEVTQLITVCRLVPAKGLDTLLQACAELKKRNQNYVLHIIGDGPIRPELEELARQLDIYHETIFYGYTLHPEEFMPFFDVFVLPSRAEAFGSVFAEAALSCLALVGTEVGGIPEQIEDGVNGLLVPPDSPRALADALEKVIADPAYRYELARSACDKAKSSYSLSRAVNELKKMYLKFQH, from the coding sequence ATGAAATTGCTACAGGCTCTCTTTTTCCCACCCGAGCAACCGGGCGGCGTTTCATCTATGATTCCATATCTGCAAGAGCGATTTATGTCCCCGCGTTGGGAAATGGAGCTATTTTCAATCCCTAAACGAATTCGCAACAAGGGCAGGGAAGAAGTAATATTTGATACCTTTGACTGGACGCAATATGAACAATATTCGATTGTCCAAAAATATATACAGACGTACCGTGACTATTTGTGGTGGACCCGGCTTCGCATTCAGAAGCCCTTTGATCTCATTCATGCTCATCACCCGATTGCCGGGATTGCTATGAAAACTGTTTTTCCCGACATCCCGCTCGTGCAGACGATTCACTCTTCTTATGAGAAGGAGTTAATTCTAAACGGTAAAATAGAGGAGAACGGGCCTGAGCATCAATTTCTGGTGTCCTTGTATCGGGAGTTGGAGCATAAGGCGGATCGCCTGATTTCAGTATCCCGCTCTTTCCAGCATTACTTGATGCCGTATGTACAAAATCCGCAAGATATTGTGGTCATTCCGAATGGATATGATGAGAAGCGCTTCAAGCCCATACCACATGAAAATGAAGTGACACAGCTTATAACTGTCTGTCGCCTTGTCCCTGCCAAAGGGCTGGATACTTTGTTACAGGCCTGTGCCGAGCTGAAAAAGAGAAATCAGAATTATGTGCTGCATATTATCGGAGATGGTCCCATTCGACCCGAGCTGGAAGAGCTGGCGCGGCAGTTAGATATTTACCATGAAACGATCTTTTATGGATACACGCTTCATCCGGAAGAGTTTATGCCTTTCTTTGATGTGTTTGTTTTGCCTTCACGAGCGGAAGCCTTTGGTTCCGTGTTTGCGGAGGCAGCTTTGAGCTGTTTGGCTTTGGTAGGTACAGAGGTAGGAGGAATACCGGAGCAAATTGAGGATGGGGTAAATGGTCTGCTTGTGCCACCCGACAGCCCGAGGGCACTGGCAGACGCATTGGAAAAGGTCATCGCAGACCCTGCCTATCGTTATGAGCTGGCGCGATCTGCTTGCGACAAGGCTAAATCGAGCTATTCCCTGAGCAGGGCTGTTAATGAGCTAAAGAAAATGTATTTGAAATTCCAGCACTAA
- a CDS encoding pseudouridine synthase yields the protein MSGKGRQTQRLDKVLTHMGYGSRSDIKRQVKQGMITVNGRTTKDSGWQVHPYNDQIEVNGERVVFREYIYIMLHKPPGVISATEDTREQTVLDLLSAEERHFEPFPVGRLDKDTEGLLLLTNDGKLAHELLSPRRHVPKTYEATVSGHVTEEDVRQFAAGVELDDGYVTLPAQLTILRHEKAQETDEEVISYISLVIHEGKFHQVKRMFEAVGKKVTYLKRTAMGPLTLDDQLSLGSYRELTNEELAWIGRDLASATSEA from the coding sequence ATGAGTGGGAAGGGAAGACAGACGCAGCGTTTGGACAAGGTTCTAACCCATATGGGTTATGGTTCGCGCAGTGATATCAAGAGACAGGTAAAGCAAGGGATGATTACCGTGAACGGTCGAACCACCAAGGATAGCGGCTGGCAGGTTCACCCTTACAACGATCAGATTGAAGTGAACGGGGAACGGGTTGTTTTTCGGGAATACATTTATATCATGTTGCATAAGCCGCCGGGCGTTATATCCGCAACAGAGGATACAAGAGAGCAGACAGTGCTGGATTTGCTGAGTGCGGAGGAACGGCATTTTGAGCCTTTCCCGGTAGGACGGCTCGATAAAGATACGGAAGGACTGCTATTGTTAACGAACGATGGTAAGCTGGCGCATGAACTCTTGTCTCCACGGCGACATGTTCCCAAAACGTATGAGGCTACGGTGTCGGGACATGTCACGGAAGAGGATGTACGTCAATTTGCAGCAGGGGTAGAGCTGGATGACGGCTATGTCACCCTTCCGGCCCAATTGACCATTCTTCGTCATGAAAAAGCACAAGAGACAGATGAAGAAGTCATTTCATACATTTCACTTGTGATCCATGAAGGAAAGTTTCATCAGGTGAAGCGCATGTTTGAGGCGGTTGGCAAAAAGGTTACGTATTTGAAAAGAACGGCGATGGGTCCGTTAACGCTGGATGATCAGCTATCCTTGGGCAGCTATCGTGAGCTGACAAACGAGGAGCTGGCATGGATCGGCCGGGATTTGGCATCTGCAACGTCAGAGGCTTGA